From Methanosarcina lacustris Z-7289, one genomic window encodes:
- a CDS encoding nucleoside recognition domain-containing protein yields the protein MIGLFLRVLDFALPILVMIFVGLVGTSVLVELGLMQKFSKLVSPIFAYTNLPETCASAFVVAIGSSVAANSMLFQEKKENCINDREVVLCSMMNATPAYFRELFTYQIPIVVPALGLAVGGFYSLVFIVTAVFKILVIAVASKLFLKGNSCRAPETRSKEKVSLKTAFKRAFKKELRIFLKIAGVYLIATTIIFVLQDKGAFEIFSVLPLAELFKIPPETIVPLTSYVASPILGISLLGPMIHSGEITNVQAMIVLMLGSMFMLPIFAIRSQLPRKVAIFGTRLGVQIVAYSTTLSIIVRLAVLLLLLGMVS from the coding sequence ATGATAGGACTTTTCCTCAGAGTACTGGATTTTGCGCTTCCGATACTTGTAATGATTTTTGTGGGGCTTGTGGGCACCAGCGTGCTTGTGGAACTCGGCCTGATGCAGAAATTCTCAAAACTTGTAAGCCCTATTTTTGCCTATACGAATCTTCCAGAAACCTGTGCTTCCGCCTTCGTTGTAGCAATAGGATCTTCTGTTGCTGCAAACAGTATGCTTTTTCAGGAAAAAAAGGAAAACTGCATTAACGACCGGGAGGTCGTGCTCTGTTCAATGATGAACGCAACCCCTGCTTATTTTCGGGAACTCTTCACCTACCAGATCCCGATAGTGGTGCCTGCACTCGGTCTTGCAGTTGGGGGGTTTTACTCTCTCGTATTTATAGTCACTGCAGTATTCAAGATCCTGGTAATTGCGGTTGCAAGCAAGCTTTTTCTTAAAGGCAATTCCTGCAGAGCCCCCGAGACCCGGAGTAAGGAAAAAGTGTCGCTGAAGACCGCGTTTAAACGCGCATTCAAAAAAGAGTTAAGGATTTTTCTAAAGATTGCAGGAGTTTACCTTATAGCAACCACCATCATTTTCGTCCTTCAGGATAAGGGTGCTTTCGAGATTTTCAGTGTGCTTCCTCTTGCCGAGCTTTTTAAAATCCCCCCGGAAACAATTGTCCCCCTGACAAGTTACGTTGCAAGCCCTATACTCGGAATTTCCCTGCTCGGTCCCATGATCCATTCGGGAGAGATAACAAATGTGCAGGCAATGATCGTGCTTATGCTTGGCAGTATGTTCATGCTCCCTATTTTTGCCATCCGCAGCCAGCTTCCAAGAAAAGTAGCTATTTTCGGGACTCGCCTTGGAGTCCAGATTGTTGCATATTCTACGACACTAAGTATAATTGTAAGGCTTGCAGTTTTGTTATTACTGCTTGGTATGGTTTCCTGA
- a CDS encoding universal stress protein, translated as MRSNIYRKIIVATDGSELVKKAVDTAVEVAKLSEAKLYAVYVVALGGSSIPHPRDVGWEKAMKEHLTTEGKEATAYVETAGKAADVEVESVFLEGSPAHEIVDFAEKNDIDLIVMGTLGRTGIQKFLLGSVAQNVVRHSRKAVLVVKGVEAR; from the coding sequence ATGAGAAGTAATATTTACAGGAAGATAATAGTTGCAACCGATGGTTCGGAACTTGTCAAAAAAGCGGTTGATACTGCTGTTGAAGTCGCAAAACTAAGCGAGGCAAAGCTCTATGCCGTATATGTTGTCGCTTTGGGAGGTTCTTCAATTCCTCATCCCAGAGATGTGGGATGGGAAAAAGCAATGAAAGAGCATCTCACTACCGAAGGAAAGGAAGCAACAGCTTATGTAGAAACCGCAGGAAAAGCTGCGGATGTTGAAGTTGAATCAGTTTTCCTTGAAGGAAGCCCTGCGCATGAGATTGTCGATTTTGCAGAAAAAAATGACATAGATCTTATCGTAATGGGAACACTTGGCAGGACAGGAATCCAGAAGTTTTTGCTGGGAAGCGTGGCTCAGAATGTGGTGAGGCATTCCAGAAAAGCCGTACTGGTTGTAAAGGGAGTAGAAGCCAGGTAA
- a CDS encoding 4Fe-4S dicluster domain-containing protein, giving the protein MKDVIIRPERCMGCHSCEVACAVAHSKSKNLFLALGEEPAPKKRIYVEYIPALGASMPITCRHCEDAPCVSVCPTKALSRDPVTNTVSHNPERCVDCWTCSTVCTRFSSLYQLILVAGCWTSSMNCNYGVISRQIEAGVRCDLCKGRELPACVEACPTHALVFSEVVGR; this is encoded by the coding sequence ATGAAAGACGTGATAATCCGGCCTGAACGCTGCATGGGCTGCCACTCCTGCGAAGTTGCCTGTGCTGTTGCACATTCTAAGAGCAAAAACCTTTTTTTAGCTTTAGGAGAAGAACCCGCCCCAAAAAAACGCATCTATGTTGAGTACATCCCTGCCCTTGGAGCCTCCATGCCGATCACCTGCCGCCACTGTGAGGATGCACCCTGTGTTTCGGTTTGTCCAACAAAAGCTCTTTCCAGAGACCCGGTTACAAACACTGTAAGCCACAATCCGGAACGCTGCGTGGACTGCTGGACCTGTTCTACGGTCTGCACTCGTTTTTCATCTCTGTACCAGTTAATTCTTGTTGCAGGGTGCTGGACCTCTTCCATGAACTGCAATTATGGAGTTATCAGCAGGCAAATTGAGGCAGGAGTCAGATGTGACCTATGTAAGGGCAGGGAGTTGCCTGCCTGCGTGGAAGCCTGTCCCACACACGCCCTTGTATTTTCGGAGGTAGTGGGGCGTTAA
- the cooS gene encoding anaerobic carbon-monoxide dehydrogenase catalytic subunit encodes MKKTAFEKSIDPASQTLLQKAENEGIETAWDRYEQQLPQCSFGQLGVCCRNCNMGPCRIDPFGEGTEKGVCGATADIIVARNLLRMIAAGAAAHSDHARDAVLTFKKMSEGEAGSYKIKDEAKLFSLASEYGIPAEGKSREEVAVELANAMLLEFGKQNGPVLCTKRAPGVRLRLWSELGIEPRGIDREIVECMHRTHIGVDNNATHILLQGLRTGISDGWGGSMIATDVQDILFGTPEPKKSTVNLGVLSLEKVNLIVHGHEPILSEMIVEAAENPELLELAKEKGASGINVVGICCTGNETLMRHGTPIAGNFLQQELAVITGAVEAMVVDVQCIMPSLGGLTGCYHTKFISTSPKADFPGTVRMEFHEEKAYETAKEIVRAAVENFPNRNREKVSIPEEKQECMAGFSVEAILNALGGSPDPLIEAIAGGAVKGIGAVVGCNNVKVQHNYGHVNLVKELIKNNVLVVTTGCNAIACAEAGLLVPEAAVLAGEGLKGICEALGIPPVLHMGSCVDISRILVLASAIANRMGVDISDLPAAGAAPEWMSEKAVSIGVYVVSSGIYTVLGTIPPVLGSQEVTALLTKGLDSVVGASFAVEPDPFKAAKMMLEHIDKKRKALGLK; translated from the coding sequence ATGAAAAAGACAGCATTTGAGAAAAGCATTGACCCTGCAAGCCAGACCCTGCTCCAGAAAGCAGAAAATGAAGGCATCGAAACTGCCTGGGATAGGTATGAACAGCAACTGCCTCAGTGCAGTTTCGGGCAACTGGGGGTCTGCTGCCGAAACTGTAACATGGGCCCCTGCAGGATAGATCCTTTCGGGGAAGGGACTGAGAAAGGAGTATGTGGCGCTACAGCAGACATTATAGTTGCTCGAAATCTCTTACGGATGATTGCCGCAGGAGCAGCCGCACATTCCGACCATGCCAGAGATGCAGTATTAACCTTTAAGAAAATGAGCGAAGGAGAAGCCGGGAGCTACAAGATAAAAGACGAAGCAAAGTTGTTCTCCCTTGCCTCGGAGTATGGGATTCCTGCAGAGGGAAAGAGCCGTGAAGAAGTGGCTGTTGAACTTGCCAATGCGATGCTTCTGGAGTTTGGAAAACAGAATGGGCCTGTTTTATGCACAAAGCGGGCGCCTGGAGTAAGGCTCAGGCTCTGGTCAGAGCTTGGGATAGAACCCAGAGGAATTGACCGGGAAATTGTAGAATGTATGCACAGAACCCATATAGGAGTGGACAATAACGCAACCCATATCCTGCTTCAGGGACTGCGTACAGGGATTTCGGACGGCTGGGGAGGCTCCATGATTGCAACAGATGTCCAGGATATACTCTTCGGTACCCCGGAACCAAAGAAGAGTACTGTAAACCTTGGAGTGCTCTCCCTTGAGAAGGTAAACTTAATTGTCCACGGGCATGAACCAATCCTCTCGGAAATGATTGTTGAAGCTGCAGAAAACCCCGAGCTTCTTGAACTTGCAAAGGAGAAAGGAGCATCAGGTATCAATGTTGTCGGGATTTGCTGTACAGGAAATGAAACTCTGATGCGGCACGGGACACCCATAGCAGGCAACTTCCTCCAGCAGGAACTCGCTGTGATTACAGGGGCTGTAGAAGCTATGGTCGTGGACGTACAGTGCATTATGCCGTCTCTTGGAGGACTTACCGGTTGCTACCATACAAAATTTATATCCACGTCTCCAAAAGCCGATTTTCCGGGAACTGTGAGAATGGAATTCCATGAAGAAAAGGCTTATGAAACCGCAAAAGAAATTGTAAGGGCAGCCGTAGAAAATTTCCCGAACCGGAACCGCGAAAAGGTAAGTATCCCGGAAGAAAAGCAGGAGTGTATGGCCGGTTTCAGTGTAGAAGCAATCCTCAATGCCCTTGGCGGAAGCCCCGACCCTTTAATTGAAGCAATTGCCGGAGGTGCGGTGAAAGGAATCGGAGCGGTTGTGGGATGCAATAATGTAAAGGTCCAGCACAATTACGGGCATGTGAACCTTGTAAAGGAGCTGATCAAAAATAATGTCCTGGTAGTGACCACCGGATGCAATGCGATTGCCTGTGCAGAAGCCGGGCTGCTTGTGCCGGAAGCTGCTGTGCTGGCAGGAGAAGGACTCAAAGGTATCTGTGAAGCCCTTGGAATTCCACCTGTCCTGCATATGGGTTCCTGTGTTGATATCAGCCGCATCCTGGTGCTTGCCTCGGCAATTGCAAACCGCATGGGCGTGGACATAAGTGACCTCCCGGCTGCCGGTGCAGCCCCGGAATGGATGAGCGAAAAAGCAGTGAGTATAGGGGTTTACGTTGTTTCCTCCGGAATATATACCGTTCTTGGCACTATTCCACCTGTCCTTGGCAGCCAGGAAGTTACAGCTCTTCTGACAAAAGGTCTGGATAGTGTTGTAGGAGCAAGCTTTGCAGTTGAGCCTGACCCCTTCAAAGCCGCAAAAATGATGCTTGAACACATTGACAAAAAAAGAAAAGCACTGGGCTTGAAATAA
- a CDS encoding methytransferase partner Trm112: MKKDLMDILACPICKGDLILNVVEENEEEVISGTLYCPVCKEHYPIDEGIPNLLPPDLRN, translated from the coding sequence GTGAAAAAAGATCTTATGGATATTCTGGCCTGCCCTATATGTAAGGGCGACCTGATTTTGAACGTTGTTGAAGAAAATGAAGAAGAGGTCATATCTGGAACCCTCTACTGCCCTGTCTGTAAAGAGCATTATCCAATAGATGAGGGGATTCCAAATTTGCTTCCTCCAGACCTCAGGAACTGA
- a CDS encoding DUF7524 family protein produces MEQIFQNVIINRQEINSIEFEKESIEIDLYPGGEQTFEILVTNYGSPTHIHFSVSEELKGQITFLRDNPYVLQKEYVSAVARIPQEGRMLTKGQIYITAGYGSKKKGFPVQLGKVEAKPQEPSQDEPKKWGEDTEEFKSPRLSIAEPVKKAYHPRTGSGFGGISSSVLRNFKGGFSSTSGKRARKGMEQNERLPLVLAFGGFLLLVFLFFLYFILPAGLQFSVSFTQALLFSILFVTCTTYILLKIMEEG; encoded by the coding sequence TTGGAGCAGATATTCCAGAATGTTATCATTAACCGGCAGGAAATAAACTCTATTGAGTTTGAAAAAGAGAGCATTGAGATTGATCTTTATCCAGGTGGAGAGCAGACTTTCGAAATCCTGGTTACAAATTACGGGTCTCCAACCCATATCCACTTTTCCGTGAGTGAAGAACTAAAAGGCCAGATCACTTTTTTGCGGGATAACCCCTATGTGCTCCAGAAGGAATACGTTTCTGCAGTTGCAAGAATCCCACAGGAAGGCAGGATGCTTACAAAGGGTCAGATCTATATCACTGCAGGTTATGGCTCGAAAAAGAAAGGTTTTCCAGTCCAGCTTGGAAAAGTAGAGGCAAAGCCGCAGGAGCCTTCACAGGATGAACCTAAGAAATGGGGAGAAGATACGGAAGAGTTTAAGTCTCCAAGGCTTTCCATAGCAGAGCCTGTAAAAAAAGCCTATCACCCAAGGACAGGAAGCGGATTTGGTGGGATTTCATCTTCCGTCTTGAGGAATTTTAAGGGTGGGTTTTCATCCACTTCAGGAAAAAGGGCCCGAAAAGGTATGGAGCAGAACGAAAGGCTTCCTCTTGTCCTGGCTTTTGGAGGTTTTTTACTGCTTGTATTCTTATTCTTCCTTTACTTCATTCTGCCAGCTGGACTCCAGTTCAGTGTCAGCTTTACTCAGGCTCTCTTATTCTCAATCCTGTTTGTGACCTGTACAACCTACATCCTGCTAAAAATTATGGAAGAAGGCTGA
- the pyrG gene encoding glutamine hydrolyzing CTP synthase — protein sequence MKYIVVTGGVMSGLGKGITIASIGRNLKNKGYKVTAIKIDPYINIDAGTMSPYQHGEVFVLRDGGEVDLDLGNYERFLDTELTRDHNLTTGKVYQEVIAKERKGDYLGKTVQIIPHITNEIKNRIRKVAARSGADICLIEIGGTVGDIESMPFLEAVRQMHREEPAENIIFIHVTLVMEDLQGEQKTKPSQHSVKELRALGLSPKVIVARSKIPLQESAKEKIALFCDVPQELVISAYDADDIYDVPLVIEEQGLTTQLMKHLKLESCVEDNGWREMVARMKSTTDKVKLAIVGKYTNLEDSYLSILEAVKHGGIDNGCRVEVTMVEAETLEEDPAEVEKFIQFDGILIPGGFGGRGTEGKMLAIKFARENNIPFLGICLGMQLAVIEFARNVVKLEHANSTEFDEDTPYPVIDLLPEQTGVADMGGTMRLGDYEAILKEGSLATKLYGTNYIVERHRHRYEVNPDFVDRLESFGIVFSGKNKNRMEIAEIPDKRFFFASQFHPEFRSRPGRPSPPFKGLVRAMCKYRKEREGQ from the coding sequence ATGAAATATATCGTAGTTACCGGTGGGGTGATGAGCGGGCTTGGGAAGGGTATCACCATCGCGTCCATCGGCAGAAACCTTAAAAATAAAGGTTATAAAGTTACGGCTATCAAGATTGACCCTTACATCAATATTGATGCAGGCACCATGAGCCCCTACCAGCACGGGGAAGTTTTTGTGCTCAGGGACGGAGGCGAAGTTGACCTGGACCTTGGAAACTACGAGAGGTTCCTTGACACGGAACTTACCAGAGACCACAACCTCACCACAGGCAAGGTTTACCAGGAAGTAATCGCCAAGGAGAGAAAAGGAGACTACCTTGGAAAGACCGTCCAGATCATTCCCCACATTACAAACGAGATCAAGAATAGAATAAGAAAGGTTGCAGCCAGGAGTGGGGCTGATATTTGCCTTATTGAGATTGGAGGGACTGTCGGAGACATTGAGAGCATGCCTTTTCTTGAAGCTGTCCGCCAGATGCACAGGGAAGAACCTGCCGAAAATATTATCTTTATTCATGTTACCCTTGTCATGGAAGACCTTCAGGGCGAACAGAAAACCAAGCCTTCCCAGCATTCGGTGAAGGAACTCCGAGCTCTTGGTTTGAGTCCCAAAGTAATCGTTGCAAGGTCAAAGATTCCTCTTCAGGAAAGCGCCAAGGAAAAAATCGCCCTTTTCTGCGATGTGCCGCAGGAACTGGTTATCAGCGCTTATGATGCAGATGACATTTACGACGTACCTCTTGTCATTGAAGAGCAGGGACTGACCACCCAGCTCATGAAGCACCTGAAACTTGAGTCCTGTGTTGAAGACAACGGGTGGAGAGAAATGGTTGCAAGGATGAAGTCCACAACCGACAAGGTCAAGCTGGCAATTGTAGGTAAATACACAAACCTTGAGGACTCTTACCTCAGTATACTTGAGGCTGTCAAGCACGGTGGAATTGATAATGGGTGCAGGGTTGAGGTCACCATGGTTGAGGCCGAGACTCTGGAAGAAGATCCTGCAGAGGTTGAAAAGTTCATACAGTTTGACGGTATCCTGATTCCTGGTGGCTTTGGCGGACGCGGGACTGAAGGAAAGATGCTTGCAATCAAATTTGCCAGGGAGAACAATATCCCGTTCCTCGGAATCTGTCTTGGAATGCAGCTTGCAGTGATCGAATTTGCAAGAAATGTTGTGAAGCTGGAACATGCAAACAGTACCGAGTTTGATGAAGATACTCCTTACCCGGTCATTGACCTCCTCCCGGAGCAGACCGGCGTTGCGGATATGGGCGGTACCATGCGCCTTGGAGATTACGAAGCCATCCTTAAAGAAGGCTCCCTTGCCACAAAGCTCTACGGGACCAATTACATTGTTGAGCGCCACCGCCACAGGTATGAGGTGAACCCCGATTTCGTGGACAGGCTTGAATCTTTCGGCATAGTCTTTTCCGGCAAAAACAAAAACAGGATGGAAATCGCTGAAATTCCTGACAAGCGTTTCTTCTTCGCTTCTCAGTTCCACCCGGAGTTCAGGTCAAGACCGGGAAGGCCGTCTCCCCCGTTCAAGGGCCTCGTCAGGGCAATGTGCAAATACAGGAAGGAAAGAGAAGGACAGTAA
- the truD gene encoding tRNA pseudouridine(13) synthase TruD, producing the protein MEVPKIEKQIGMNLYFTDTDGLGGQLRQEIEDFIVKEVTNREEGQEGKYLILELTKRDWDTHHFTRTLAKILQVSQKRISVAGTKDKRALTTQKISIFDTDASEIERIHLKDVELKVLGRSRKSVELGDLWGNDFIITIRNIESSLDETGSLLKKTTEEILAQGGVPNFFGVQRFGSVRPVTHLVGKDIVEGNFEKAALRYIAEPFPDEPEETKKARQFVKETRDYKEGLKTYPLRLGHERAMMNHLIANPEDYAGAFRVLPQNLYRMFVHGYQSYIYNIIICRRIDRDIPLNTAVDGDLVCFRNEAGLPDSSKTEKVTAETVTAMNRLIKLGRAFITAPLPGFKTAFASGVPGEIESEVLKELEVSLEGFNIEEFPEMSSKGIRREVLLQVEPKFEVSEDELNPGKSKAVLEFMLPKGSYATTVLREYMKVDPRQMS; encoded by the coding sequence ATGGAAGTTCCGAAAATTGAAAAACAGATAGGAATGAATCTTTACTTTACTGATACCGACGGGCTTGGAGGGCAGCTCCGCCAGGAAATAGAGGATTTCATTGTAAAAGAGGTCACAAATAGGGAAGAAGGGCAGGAGGGAAAATACCTTATCCTCGAACTTACAAAACGGGACTGGGATACACACCATTTTACCCGGACCCTCGCAAAAATCCTGCAGGTAAGCCAGAAAAGAATCAGTGTTGCAGGCACAAAAGACAAACGGGCACTCACCACCCAGAAGATCAGCATATTTGATACCGATGCCTCGGAAATTGAAAGAATCCATTTAAAAGACGTAGAACTAAAAGTGCTGGGCCGCTCCCGGAAGTCCGTGGAACTTGGAGACCTGTGGGGAAATGATTTCATAATTACAATCCGGAATATTGAGAGTTCTCTCGACGAGACAGGCTCTCTGCTTAAAAAGACAACTGAAGAAATTCTGGCTCAGGGTGGCGTTCCCAACTTCTTCGGGGTCCAGCGTTTCGGCTCTGTCCGCCCTGTGACTCATCTGGTAGGAAAAGACATTGTTGAAGGAAACTTTGAAAAAGCAGCCCTCCGCTATATTGCCGAACCCTTCCCGGATGAACCGGAGGAGACAAAAAAAGCCCGCCAGTTTGTCAAAGAAACCCGCGATTATAAAGAGGGCCTGAAAACCTATCCCCTCCGCCTGGGTCACGAACGGGCAATGATGAACCACCTGATAGCAAACCCGGAAGATTATGCCGGAGCTTTCCGCGTGCTCCCCCAGAACCTCTACAGGATGTTCGTACATGGCTACCAGTCCTATATTTATAACATAATTATCTGCCGCCGGATCGACCGCGACATCCCCTTAAATACGGCAGTGGACGGAGATCTCGTCTGCTTCAGGAATGAAGCCGGCCTTCCGGATTCTTCAAAGACTGAAAAAGTCACAGCAGAAACCGTAACCGCCATGAATCGCCTGATAAAGCTAGGCAGAGCCTTTATTACAGCCCCGCTTCCGGGCTTTAAGACTGCATTTGCATCCGGAGTTCCGGGAGAAATAGAAAGCGAAGTCCTCAAAGAACTTGAAGTCTCTCTCGAAGGCTTTAATATCGAAGAGTTCCCGGAAATGAGCTCGAAAGGCATCCGCCGGGAAGTCCTCCTGCAGGTGGAACCGAAATTTGAGGTCTCGGAAGACGAACTGAACCCCGGTAAATCAAAGGCAGTGCTTGAGTTCATGCTGCCAAAAGGGAGTTATGCTACAACCGTGCTGCGGGAATATATGAAAGTGGACCCGCGGCAGATGAGCTAA
- a CDS encoding transglutaminase-like domain-containing protein — protein MTNPEVSGKNTASIIAVLCICLLLATMAGFLFSDSIGNFTHELRGYLGIGEEPENAEEVFIPDIASFTSPTIPSYSTAKIELTPVLRTPLQPGFSLSSNYQTTEFYQGGVSYFKISIKNKGRNPIFIDRYGVSVNASENRIFPEDCGALLIPGEEQNLGIIAVQIPEEEKASFSIVLWLLASTSEGKWHEYDPYFMNGYTVDLKPMPEKSTPKYIYNPAYYFKKINRLVESAEPSVRNKAAEVARSYPGAYNIYQVCALFDMVKEEIEYVNDPRGNDIWEPANVTLKIGAGDCEDQAILLSSMIEAVGGTTRVYLTDTHAFAAVFIGNGTASTNTAVKGIRAYYGNVDANYLTDEYGSWLMLDPTSSLYAGGLPGKTAQAKVQAVGENETYRSWTFLNTNTVKVIDISVRPMK, from the coding sequence ATGACTAACCCAGAGGTTTCAGGAAAAAATACAGCCTCGATAATTGCTGTTTTATGTATATGCCTTTTACTGGCTACAATGGCTGGATTTCTCTTTTCGGACTCGATCGGCAATTTTACGCATGAGTTAAGAGGTTATCTCGGAATAGGTGAGGAGCCTGAAAACGCTGAAGAGGTATTCATACCTGATATAGCTTCTTTTACTTCTCCGACAATACCTTCGTACTCCACTGCGAAAATCGAACTCACGCCTGTCCTGAGAACCCCACTACAGCCGGGTTTCTCTCTAAGCAGCAATTATCAGACCACAGAGTTTTACCAGGGAGGGGTAAGTTATTTTAAAATCAGTATCAAAAACAAAGGCCGAAACCCTATCTTTATCGATAGGTACGGAGTTTCTGTTAACGCCTCCGAAAACCGGATATTTCCCGAAGACTGTGGAGCTTTACTTATCCCGGGAGAAGAGCAGAATCTCGGAATAATCGCAGTTCAGATACCTGAAGAAGAAAAAGCCAGCTTCAGCATCGTCCTCTGGCTTCTTGCCTCGACATCGGAAGGCAAATGGCATGAATACGATCCCTATTTTATGAATGGGTACACTGTCGATCTGAAGCCAATGCCCGAAAAAAGTACTCCAAAATACATATACAATCCTGCTTATTACTTTAAAAAAATAAACAGACTTGTGGAATCAGCCGAACCTTCTGTAAGGAATAAAGCAGCCGAAGTAGCCCGCTCGTATCCTGGAGCTTATAACATATATCAGGTCTGTGCCCTCTTTGATATGGTAAAAGAAGAAATCGAATATGTAAACGACCCAAGGGGTAACGACATATGGGAACCCGCCAACGTTACTCTGAAGATAGGAGCCGGAGACTGTGAAGATCAGGCAATTCTCCTCTCATCCATGATCGAAGCTGTGGGGGGCACAACTCGGGTCTATCTGACAGACACCCATGCTTTCGCAGCTGTCTTTATAGGCAACGGAACCGCTTCAACCAACACCGCAGTTAAAGGAATAAGAGCTTATTATGGAAACGTTGATGCAAACTACCTGACCGACGAATACGGTTCCTGGCTCATGCTCGACCCGACTTCCAGCCTTTATGCAGGCGGACTTCCCGGAAAAACGGCTCAGGCAAAGGTTCAGGCGGTAGGAGAAAACGAAACTTACAGGAGCTGGACCTTCTTAAACACAAACACAGTAAAAGTGATTGACATCAGCGTCAGACCAATGAAATAA
- the pth2 gene encoding peptidyl-tRNA hydrolase Pth2, whose translation MSEYKQCIISRDDLKLSKGKFAVQVAHAALSAAEWASKSDLEKWKEGGQKKVVLKVPTLKDLYELKEKARREGLPTAMIQDAGLTQIPSGTVTVLGIGPAKEELIDKITRDLKLV comes from the coding sequence ATGAGTGAATACAAACAGTGTATAATTTCCCGGGACGACCTGAAACTTTCCAAAGGTAAGTTTGCTGTACAGGTGGCTCATGCTGCTCTTTCTGCAGCTGAATGGGCAAGCAAAAGCGACCTTGAAAAATGGAAGGAAGGAGGACAAAAAAAAGTTGTCCTGAAAGTTCCCACCCTTAAGGACCTTTATGAACTTAAGGAAAAAGCAAGACGGGAAGGGCTTCCAACAGCTATGATACAGGACGCAGGACTTACTCAAATTCCTTCAGGGACAGTCACGGTGCTCGGAATCGGACCGGCAAAAGAAGAGCTTATAGATAAGATTACGCGGGACCTGAAACTTGTTTAA
- the mptN gene encoding tetrahydromethanopterin:alpha-L-glutamate ligase, which produces MKKIGIAITDPEDWTARALINATKEKGFSPFVLDLRTAEVRVSSKTPEPAALFKAGEILLSDLDALIVRDAGAGAFEGVSFRFDILRELEAEGVPVINSPEAIRNAANKYHASYLLAKAGLPVPETIAVQNVEAALRVISRFGDAVIKPVFGYKGKDIARIKEGDIRFSDRKTGPVTVEEALESLLEERGMLYIQEFIENPGRDIRAFVVAGTAIGAIYRKAAAGSWVNNLSQGGSADRCVLTDEQKEIAEKASLAVGTTFAGIDIIEGPEAQTEYENENKNENENENKKIEDRRNGNKQGARILEVNGTPSGKGIFDAWGINSAEYILEYLQNIL; this is translated from the coding sequence ATGAAAAAAATAGGAATCGCAATTACCGATCCGGAAGACTGGACAGCCCGGGCACTCATCAATGCAACAAAGGAAAAAGGCTTTTCTCCTTTTGTTCTTGATCTGAGGACAGCAGAGGTCAGGGTGAGTTCAAAAACTCCTGAGCCAGCAGCTCTTTTTAAAGCAGGGGAAATCCTGCTCTCGGACCTTGATGCCCTCATTGTCAGAGATGCAGGGGCGGGGGCTTTTGAAGGAGTATCTTTCAGGTTTGATATCCTGAGGGAGCTGGAGGCAGAAGGAGTTCCGGTTATAAACTCTCCGGAAGCTATCAGGAATGCGGCAAACAAATACCATGCTTCTTATCTCCTGGCAAAAGCCGGCCTTCCGGTACCTGAAACCATAGCTGTTCAGAATGTAGAGGCAGCCTTAAGGGTAATATCCAGATTCGGAGATGCTGTCATAAAACCTGTTTTTGGATATAAGGGAAAGGATATTGCAAGGATAAAGGAAGGAGACATCAGGTTTTCAGATCGAAAAACCGGGCCCGTAACTGTGGAAGAGGCTCTTGAAAGCCTGCTTGAAGAGAGGGGAATGCTGTATATCCAGGAATTTATAGAAAATCCGGGAAGGGACATAAGGGCTTTTGTTGTAGCAGGCACTGCCATAGGTGCAATTTACCGAAAAGCTGCGGCAGGTTCCTGGGTAAACAACCTCAGCCAGGGAGGAAGTGCAGACAGATGTGTGCTTACCGATGAACAAAAAGAAATTGCAGAAAAAGCTTCCCTTGCAGTAGGCACGACATTTGCAGGTATTGATATTATAGAAGGCCCTGAAGCCCAAACTGAATATGAAAATGAAAATAAAAATGAAAATGAAAATGAAAATAAAAAAATTGAAGATAGAAGAAACGGGAATAAACAGGGTGCCCGGATACTTGAGGTCAATGGAACGCCTTCAGGAAAAGGTATTTTTGATGCATGGGGGATAAATTCTGCCGAGTATATTCTGGAATACTTGCAAAATATTTTGTGA